A single candidate division KSB1 bacterium DNA region contains:
- a CDS encoding MBL fold metallo-hydrolase: MRITVCATFLIAAASLASGQRAFERDTITTPQGPLLITFIGHASVMFTWHDTIVHVDPVSREADYAQLPKADLVLITHEHRDHLDTLALRQVRKGSTVVGIPEACQKEVPDGVVLRNGQVDTLAGIRVEAVPAYNIHHKRSTGEPFHPRGRGNGYVLTFGNTRVYVAGDTEDIPEMKELKDIEVAFLPMNLPYTMTPEMTAHAACVIRPKVLYPYHYGNTEVERLVELLREEKDIQVRIRQMR; this comes from the coding sequence ATGCGCATCACAGTCTGCGCGACATTTCTCATCGCCGCGGCCTCGCTTGCAAGCGGCCAGCGCGCCTTCGAACGGGATACCATAACCACACCTCAAGGGCCGCTGCTGATCACCTTCATCGGTCACGCATCGGTGATGTTCACCTGGCACGACACGATCGTGCATGTGGATCCGGTCTCGCGCGAGGCGGACTACGCGCAACTACCAAAAGCCGACCTCGTCCTCATCACCCATGAGCACCGCGACCATCTAGACACGCTGGCTTTGCGCCAAGTGCGAAAAGGCTCGACGGTGGTGGGCATCCCCGAGGCGTGCCAGAAAGAAGTGCCAGACGGTGTGGTCCTCCGCAACGGCCAAGTCGACACCTTAGCCGGGATCCGCGTGGAGGCCGTGCCAGCTTACAATATTCACCACAAGCGCAGCACTGGAGAACCCTTCCATCCGCGGGGTCGTGGCAACGGCTATGTGCTCACTTTTGGCAACACGCGCGTCTACGTAGCAGGCGACACCGAGGACATCCCGGAGATGAAGGAGTTGAAAGACATCGAGGTAGCTTTCTTGCCCATGAACCTGCCCTATACCATGACTCCGGAAATGACTGCGCATGCAGCCTGTGTCATACGTCCGAAGGTCCTCTATCCGTACCATTATGGCAACACGGAGGTCGAGCGCCTCGTCGAGCTTTTGCGCGAAGAAAAGGACATCCAGGTGCGCATTCGACAAATGCGGTAG
- a CDS encoding MFS transporter, with product MIRHLFGFFATQADKPPIPDRAVVDRLYRRYRLLVMIAITVGYGLAYTCRLGLSVVKKPLIDSGAFSPAELGTIGSAFFYTYAFGKLVNGFLADHANLKRFGSLGVLGSALINGAIAWCRGLGPWVMLWGLNGWFQGFAAPTGVVSLSRWFSNRERGRFYGIWSTAHAFGEGITWVGSAALVSWLGWQWGFWGPAAICVGVAIGLYFTLQDRPQTLGLPPVAVWRQDFAEPQPGQPLGRWQAQLLVLKTPAIWLVGLASAGMYITRYAINSWGFLYLQEAKGYSFLTAGSLLAINTLAGVAGCVAFGFISDHLFHARRPPANLLFGLLELAALGLLFLAPPGKPALIVAALAVYGFGLNGLVTSLGGLFAVDIAPKQAAGAALGFVGVFSYIAAAVQERVSGHLIQKAMVVSEGVRTYHFTPAILFWLASSTLSLLLAATLWRARTQD from the coding sequence ATGATAAGGCACCTGTTCGGTTTCTTTGCCACTCAGGCCGATAAACCACCGATTCCCGACAGGGCGGTTGTAGACAGACTCTACCGACGGTATCGCCTTCTGGTGATGATCGCCATCACCGTGGGCTACGGGCTAGCGTACACCTGTCGGCTGGGGCTCTCGGTGGTGAAAAAGCCGCTCATCGACAGCGGGGCTTTCTCTCCAGCCGAGCTGGGGACCATCGGTTCTGCTTTTTTCTATACGTATGCCTTTGGCAAGCTGGTCAACGGCTTCCTCGCAGATCATGCCAATCTGAAGCGCTTTGGGTCATTGGGAGTCCTGGGCTCGGCGCTGATCAACGGCGCCATCGCCTGGTGCAGGGGATTAGGTCCGTGGGTTATGCTGTGGGGCTTGAACGGCTGGTTCCAAGGCTTTGCCGCCCCGACCGGTGTGGTCTCGTTATCGCGCTGGTTCAGTAATCGCGAAAGAGGACGCTTCTACGGCATCTGGAGCACTGCGCACGCATTTGGCGAGGGGATCACCTGGGTAGGTTCCGCCGCGCTCGTGAGCTGGTTGGGCTGGCAGTGGGGTTTCTGGGGACCGGCTGCCATCTGTGTTGGCGTGGCCATAGGGCTGTACTTCACCCTGCAGGACCGGCCACAGACGCTCGGCCTGCCTCCCGTGGCCGTTTGGCGCCAGGACTTTGCCGAGCCTCAGCCCGGGCAACCGCTGGGCCGATGGCAAGCGCAGCTCCTGGTGCTCAAGACGCCGGCCATCTGGCTTGTTGGTCTGGCCAGCGCCGGCATGTACATCACGCGCTATGCTATCAATAGCTGGGGCTTCCTCTATCTGCAAGAGGCAAAGGGGTACTCGTTTCTTACCGCGGGCAGTTTGCTGGCTATCAACACTCTGGCTGGGGTAGCAGGATGTGTGGCGTTTGGCTTCATCTCCGACCACCTCTTCCACGCACGGCGACCCCCAGCCAACCTCCTGTTCGGCCTACTGGAACTGGCAGCACTCGGCCTTCTGTTTTTGGCGCCCCCGGGTAAACCCGCGCTGATTGTGGCCGCCCTCGCCGTGTACGGCTTCGGCCTCAACGGGTTGGTCACCTCTTTGGGAGGCCTGTTCGCAGTTGACATTGCGCCAAAACAGGCAGCAGGCGCCGCCTTGGGATTTGTGGGCGTGTTCAGCTACATAGCCGCCGCGGTGCAAGAAAGGGTCAGCGGACACCTCATCCAAAAAGCGATGGTGGTGAGTGAGGGAGTGAGGACGTACCATTTTACCCCGGCGATACTCTTCTGGCTGGCCTCGTCAACGTTGTCGCTGCTGTTAGCTGCGACGCTCTGGCGCGCGCGCACTCAGGATTGA
- a CDS encoding MFS transporter, which yields MAGITFGYALSYLCRLGISVAKKPLIDGGILSAEQLGLIGAAFFYTYAVSRFTNGFLADHANIKRFFPLGIFLSAVANLTVGTTTAFWLFALLWGLNGWFQGFGSVSSVVALNHWFGDSERGRFYGLWSTAHAMGEGLTFVLTAAMVAALGWRFGFIGPGLMCLGVAAALYAALEDRPQTLGLPPVTQWRGEKPPHESRPMSPRARLKTQLLLLKMPSLWVLGLACMAMSATRYAMNSWGILYLQEAKHFSLITAGSLLAINTVAGIAGCVAFGFVSDTLFKARRPPANLLFGLLETAALTGIFLCPPEQPLWLSIAFAMYGFGLSGILASLGGLFAIDLAPREAAGAAMGFMGIFSYLGAALQESVSGFLIHRGTTIVEGARRYDFRYPILFWVATSIVSLLLATTLWRARRPAHWAEAT from the coding sequence ATGGCGGGCATCACCTTTGGCTATGCCCTCTCCTACCTCTGCCGCCTGGGAATTTCGGTCGCAAAAAAACCACTCATAGACGGGGGGATCCTGAGCGCCGAACAGCTGGGCCTTATTGGGGCGGCCTTTTTCTACACGTATGCTGTCAGCCGGTTCACCAATGGGTTCTTAGCCGACCACGCCAACATCAAACGCTTTTTCCCCTTGGGGATTTTTCTTTCCGCAGTAGCGAATCTCACCGTGGGCACAACTACGGCTTTCTGGCTCTTTGCTCTGCTGTGGGGTTTGAATGGATGGTTTCAAGGCTTTGGCTCAGTCTCATCGGTCGTGGCGCTGAACCACTGGTTCGGCGACAGCGAGCGGGGAAGGTTTTACGGCCTGTGGAGCACCGCCCACGCCATGGGTGAGGGGCTCACATTTGTCCTCACTGCCGCAATGGTTGCGGCATTGGGTTGGCGTTTCGGCTTCATCGGGCCTGGGTTGATGTGCTTAGGGGTGGCGGCCGCCCTTTACGCCGCCCTCGAGGATCGGCCGCAGACCCTGGGCCTGCCGCCAGTGACGCAGTGGCGGGGGGAGAAGCCGCCGCACGAGTCACGCCCCATGAGCCCGCGGGCGCGATTAAAGACGCAACTCCTTTTACTCAAGATGCCCAGCCTCTGGGTTCTGGGGCTGGCTTGCATGGCCATGTCGGCCACGCGCTATGCCATGAATAGCTGGGGGATCCTCTATCTACAGGAAGCCAAGCACTTTTCTCTGATCACAGCCGGAAGCCTTCTGGCGATCAACACCGTGGCTGGCATTGCGGGGTGTGTGGCCTTTGGCTTTGTGTCCGACACGTTGTTCAAGGCCCGGCGACCGCCGGCCAACCTCCTTTTTGGTCTGCTCGAGACAGCGGCGCTCACCGGCATCTTTCTCTGCCCGCCGGAGCAGCCGCTGTGGCTCTCCATTGCCTTTGCCATGTATGGCTTCGGTCTGAGCGGCATCCTCGCCTCGCTGGGCGGCCTGTTTGCCATCGACCTGGCTCCACGTGAGGCGGCAGGTGCGGCGATGGGATTCATGGGTATATTTAGCTACCTGGGCGCCGCACTGCAGGAGTCTGTGAGCGGGTTCTTAATCCATCGGGGTACCACAATAGTTGAAGGCGCGCGGCGCTACGACTTTCGTTATCCTATTCTCTTCTGGGTTGCCACCTCCATCGTATCACTGCTGCTGGCCACAACCCTGTGGCGAGCACGACGTCCTGCCCACTGGGCGGAGGCAACATGA
- a CDS encoding PhzF family phenazine biosynthesis protein → MGSVLFYIVDVFAEERYSGNQLAVFRHAHRLQPAIMQRLAKEMNFSETTFIMAEEGEAFPVRIFTPATEVPFAGHPTLGTAFVIQQEVIRRQVPRLFLDLAVGRIQVRFEYGPQGVEQVWMRQTEPTFGPVLERGCVAGALGLAPEELGPVQPQVVSTGLPFIIVPVVSREALAKAGPTFSQECSEGLPVKAFLLFCQEPRSCANHLSVRVFAHEYGVPEDPATGSANGCLGAYLVHHRYFGQNKVDLRVEQGYEIGRPSLLLVRASQLADTIQVEVGGRVLMVAKGELV, encoded by the coding sequence ATGGGATCCGTGCTCTTCTACATCGTGGACGTGTTTGCCGAAGAACGCTACAGCGGCAATCAACTTGCGGTGTTCCGCCATGCACACCGCCTCCAGCCGGCAATCATGCAGCGCCTGGCCAAGGAAATGAACTTCTCCGAGACGACCTTCATCATGGCAGAAGAAGGGGAGGCGTTCCCTGTCCGCATTTTTACGCCGGCAACCGAGGTGCCGTTTGCCGGACACCCCACGCTGGGCACAGCCTTCGTCATCCAGCAGGAAGTGATCCGAAGGCAAGTGCCCCGTCTCTTCCTCGACCTGGCCGTGGGGCGGATTCAAGTCCGTTTCGAGTACGGGCCTCAGGGTGTGGAGCAGGTGTGGATGCGCCAGACAGAGCCGACCTTCGGCCCCGTGCTTGAGCGGGGGTGTGTCGCCGGGGCCCTAGGTTTAGCGCCTGAGGAACTTGGGCCTGTTCAGCCGCAGGTGGTGTCTACGGGACTACCGTTTATCATCGTGCCCGTTGTGTCACGGGAGGCCTTGGCCAAGGCGGGGCCGACCTTCTCACAGGAGTGTTCCGAGGGCCTGCCTGTCAAGGCGTTCCTGCTCTTTTGCCAGGAGCCGCGTTCCTGCGCTAACCACCTGAGTGTTCGCGTCTTTGCCCACGAGTACGGCGTGCCCGAGGACCCCGCTACGGGGAGTGCCAACGGCTGTCTCGGCGCCTATCTCGTCCACCACCGTTACTTCGGGCAGAACAAGGTCGACCTGAGAGTGGAACAGGGGTACGAAATAGGGCGCCCCTCTCTGCTCCTGGTGCGGGCATCCCAGCTGGCAGACACGATCCAGGTCGAAGTGGGCGGGAGAGTGCTCATGGTGGCCAAGGGCGAACTCGTGTAG